A region of the Candidatus Methylomirabilis oxygeniifera genome:
CTGGAGAACTGCCGCTTTCATCCGGAGGAAGAAAAGAATGACGAAGTGTTCTCCGGAGCGCTGGCGGGGCTATGCGATCTATATGTCAACGACGCCTTCGGTACGGCACACCGCGCCCACGCCTCTACGGTCGGTGTGACACGATTCGTCAAACAGTCGGCATGCGGTTTTCTCATGCAGACGGAGCTCAAGCAGCTCGGAGCGTTACTTGACTCGCCGAAGCGTCCTTTTATCGCCATCCTCGGCGGCGCCAAGGTGTCGGATAAGATCGGGGTTCTCGCCAATCTACTTCCGAAGGTGGACAGTTTTCTGATCGGCGGGGGCATGGCCTATACATTCTTGAAGGCTCAAGGGCAGGAGGTGGGGAGCTCTCGGGTGGAGGCCGACGGACTGAGGATCGCACAGGAGACGATGGAGCAGGCCGGCCGTTCGAGTGTAGGCATTCATCTGCCCAGTGACCATGTGATTGCCGAGCGAATCGATGCAGACGCACCGACCAGGCAGGTGGATGGGAGCATTCCTGTCGGTTCGATGGGTCTTGACATCGGTCCCGCGACGATCAGCCGGTTCACTCAGGAGGTGAGACGCGCCAAAACGATTCTGTGGAACGGGCCGATGGGCGTCTTCGAGCTGTTGCCTTTCCGGGAAGGGACGTTTGCCCTGGCCAAGGCGGTCGCAACCTCCGGTGCGCATTCAGTGATCGGGGGCGGCGATACAGCCGCCGCTGTCGTCCAAGCCGGAGTTGCTGACCAGATGACTCATATTTCTACGGGTGGCGGCGCATCCCTGGAGTTTCTGGAAGGGAAGGAACTGCCGGGCATCGCCGCGCTCACAGATAAGAACTAGGGTAATAGGGTATAGCGTTTAGGGTATAGTCGCAGGGTCTTTGAAAGCATTTACCCTAAACCCTAAACCCCACACCCTCTACCCTGTACCCTAGGATTTGACATGCGGATCCCAGTCATTGCCGGTAACTGGAAGATGTACAAAACTCCTTCCGAGGCCATCGTACTGGCGGAGGGAGTGGTAAGAGCTTTGTCGTCGCTCAATGGGCCGGAGTTGGTAGTGTGTCCTCCATTCACGGCGCTTGCTGCCGTTGGTCAGGTCGTTGCCGGATCTCGAATAGGCCTTGGCGGTCAGGACCTGCATTGGGCAAAGGAGGGGGCCTACACCGGAGAGGTGTCGGCTGACATGCTCAGGGATATCGGATGCCGCTATGTCATCATCGGCCACTCCGAGCGGCGGCAGTACTTCGGAGAGACCGATGAGTGTGTGAATAAGAAGAGTCGGGCGGCCTTGGCGAGCAACCTGATCCCGATCGTCTGTGTCGGCGAGACCCTCACCGAGCGAGAGGCGGGACGCGCCGATGCTGTTGTAGAGACTCAGCTCAAAGGGGCGCTGTCGGGTCTTGTGCCCGAGCAGGTTCGACGGCTTATCCTCGCGTATGAGCCGGTCTGGGCTATCGGTACAGGAAAAACGGCCACCCCGAGCCAGGCCGAGGAGATGCACGCATATATCCGCAAGACCATCGCTATGCTGTTCGATGCCGAGATGGCTTACGGTATCCGCATCCTCTACGGAGGAAGCGTCAAGCCGGATAATGCCAAGGAGCTGCTGGAGCGAGCTGAGATCGACGGTGCACTGATTGGCGGGGCAAGCCTGCAGCCCGAGTCATTTGCAGCGATCGCAGCAGCCGCAAATAAATAGAGGGTGTTGGGTGGAGGGGGTAGGGGGTAGAATAAAGAAGAGAGATTCTTCAGTTGTTTCCCCGACACCCTATACCCTAGTTTTTAAGGAGGTATGAATGGTTATCGCACTTTCCGTTATACATCTGCTTATTGCGCTGGTTCTTATTGTGATTGTGCTCCTCCAGAGCGGCAAGGGGGCCGACATCGGTGCCGCCTTTGGCGGCGGCTCGAGTCAGACCGTCTTTGGTGGGCGCGGCGCTGCGACCTTCCTGAGCAAGCTGACTCTGGCAGCGGCCGTTCTCTTTATGGTCTCATCCATTATACTGACTATTTGGTCAGAGCGTAGGGGTAGTTCCTCAGTGATTACAGAGGAACGGGTCGGGCAGACCGCCCCAGCTCCCGCATCTCCTCCGGCTGATGCCCCGGCGCCGCCAACGTCTCCGGCCGGACAGACGCCGCCAGCGCAGGTCCCTTCAGCCGCTAAGTAACAAGAACGCATGTCCCGCTTGCGCAGCGCCCTTGCACACGCGTTTGCACTGAGCGGGCAAGATAGTCGGCTCGAAGCGGAAGATCTTGCCTTGTTGGATCGTTGTGCCCGCTTGCTCGCCGACCGCGGTCTTGTGACCCCTGCGATATTCCTGGTGGAGTCGCTCGTCCCGCTCGGTTTCCTCGCCGGTCAACTGGTTCATGCCCTGACACCGATCATGGGAATGGTTGCCTCCCTCGATGATGTCGAACGGCTCGCACGTGTGCTGGAGCGCCGAGACGCTCCGGCCGTCTTTATCGACAGGCTCCGACTCATAGAGGAGGAACAACGTTATGAGTCGTGAGATGACGGCGATTCTGGCTACCGACTGCGGGAGCACGACGACCAAAGCGATCCTGATCGAAAAGGTAGGGGAGGAGTATCGCCAGACCTTCCGCGGCGAGTCTCCGACCACCGTCGAGGCGCCGTTCGACGATGTGACCCGCGGCGTGCTGAACGCCGTCCAGGAGGTGGAGGAACTGTCCGGGCGGAAGCTTCTGGATGGAGAGAGGATCGTGACGCCTGCCGAGGGGGGTCGCGGGGTTGACCTCTATGTCTCGACGAGCAGCGCCGGCGGCGGTCTCCAGATGATGGTGGCAGGCGTCGTGATGGCCATGACCGCCGAAAGCGCCCAACGGTGCGCCCTCGGTGCCGGCGCCATTGTCATGGACGTACTGGCCGGCAACGATGGGAGGGCGGCCCACGAGAAGATCGAGCGAATCCGGGTTCTGAGACCCGATATGATCTTGCTGTCCGGCGGGACCGATGGCGGAACGATCTCACACGTGGTGGAACTGGCGGAGTATATCCGGGCGGCCGATCCAAGACCCAGGCTCGGTGGGAGCTTTAAGCTGCCGGTTATCTTCGCCGGGAACAAAGATGCGCGAAACCGGGTTCAGGAGATTCTGGGCGACCGGACGGCTCTCGTCATGACCGACAACATTCGACCCATTCTTGAGCGGGAGAATCTCGGACCGGCCCGCCACACGATCCACGACCTCTTTCTCGAACATGTCATGGCTCAGGCGCCGGGATATGGAACGCTTATGGGGTGGACAGGCGCGCCGATCATGCCGACGCCTGCTGCTGTCGGGTACATTATGGAGAGGGCGGCGAAAGCGCAGGGATTGAACCTGCTGGGTGTAGACATCGGGGGCGCCACTACCGATGTGTTCTCAGTGGTGGACGGACAATTCACCCGGACAGTCAGCGCCAATCTGGGAATGAGTTACAGTGTAAGTAATGTCCTGGCGGAGGCCGGTATTGAAAAGATCGAGCGATGGCTGGCCGAGCCGATTGCAGAGCAGGAGTTGCGGAATCGGATCAAGAACAAGATGATCCGGCCCACCACGATCCCTCAGACACTCGCGGACCTGGCCCTGGAGCAGGCGATTGCGAGAGAGGCGCTTCGTCTTGCCTTTGATCAGCACAAGGCATTGGCAGTGAGCCTGAAGGGCGTTCAGCAAGAACGGACTATC
Encoded here:
- the cbbK gene encoding Phosphoglycerate kinase, partial 3' end (Evidence 2a : Function of homologous gene experimentally demonstrated in an other organism; Product type e : enzyme); this translates as MLENCRFHPEEEKNDEVFSGALAGLCDLYVNDAFGTAHRAHASTVGVTRFVKQSACGFLMQTELKQLGALLDSPKRPFIAILGGAKVSDKIGVLANLLPKVDSFLIGGGMAYTFLKAQGQEVGSSRVEADGLRIAQETMEQAGRSSVGIHLPSDHVIAERIDADAPTRQVDGSIPVGSMGLDIGPATISRFTQEVRRAKTILWNGPMGVFELLPFREGTFALAKAVATSGAHSVIGGGDTAAAVVQAGVADQMTHISTGGGASLEFLEGKELPGIAALTDKN
- the tpiA gene encoding Triosephosphate isomerase (TIM) (Triose-phosphate isomerase) (Evidence 2b : Function of strongly homologous gene; Product type e : enzyme) produces the protein MRIPVIAGNWKMYKTPSEAIVLAEGVVRALSSLNGPELVVCPPFTALAAVGQVVAGSRIGLGGQDLHWAKEGAYTGEVSADMLRDIGCRYVIIGHSERRQYFGETDECVNKKSRAALASNLIPIVCVGETLTEREAGRADAVVETQLKGALSGLVPEQVRRLILAYEPVWAIGTGKTATPSQAEEMHAYIRKTIAMLFDAEMAYGIRILYGGSVKPDNAKELLERAEIDGALIGGASLQPESFAAIAAAANK
- a CDS encoding putative Protein-export membrane protein, secG-like (Evidence 3 : Function proposed based on presence of conserved amino acid motif, structural feature or limited homology; PubMedId : 8253068; Product type pt : putative transporter) encodes the protein MVIALSVIHLLIALVLIVIVLLQSGKGADIGAAFGGGSSQTVFGGRGAATFLSKLTLAAAVLFMVSSIILTIWSERRGSSSVITEERVGQTAPAPASPPADAPAPPTSPAGQTPPAQVPSAAK
- a CDS encoding protein of unknown function (Evidence 5 : No homology to any previously reported sequences) → MSRLRSALAHAFALSGQDSRLEAEDLALLDRCARLLADRGLVTPAIFLVESLVPLGFLAGQLVHALTPIMGMVASLDDVERLARVLERRDAPAVFIDRLRLIEEEQRYES
- a CDS encoding conserved protein of unknown function (Evidence 4 : Homologs of previously reported genes of unknown function), which gives rise to MSREMTAILATDCGSTTTKAILIEKVGEEYRQTFRGESPTTVEAPFDDVTRGVLNAVQEVEELSGRKLLDGERIVTPAEGGRGVDLYVSTSSAGGGLQMMVAGVVMAMTAESAQRCALGAGAIVMDVLAGNDGRAAHEKIERIRVLRPDMILLSGGTDGGTISHVVELAEYIRAADPRPRLGGSFKLPVIFAGNKDARNRVQEILGDRTALVMTDNIRPILERENLGPARHTIHDLFLEHVMAQAPGYGTLMGWTGAPIMPTPAAVGYIMERAAKAQGLNLLGVDIGGATTDVFSVVDGQFTRTVSANLGMSYSVSNVLAEAGIEKIERWLAEPIAEQELRNRIKNKMIRPTTIPQTLADLALEQAIAREALRLAFDQHKALAVSLKGVQQERTIADAFEQEEGGKSLIDLYRIDLIIGSGGILSHAPRRVQAMMMMIDAYQPLGLTQLAVDSIFMMPHLGVLSQVNERAATEVFLKDCLVPLGSCLAAEGRAKRGEPCFAYTIRSTDGRQAQGALRFGEIVRLDLQSGAEAELQVEPSKSFDLGAGKGKPVTLKVKGGVVGLILDARGRPLYLAEDESERIVQLRAWADAVDLYQT